In one Xyrauchen texanus isolate HMW12.3.18 chromosome 18, RBS_HiC_50CHRs, whole genome shotgun sequence genomic region, the following are encoded:
- the neurod1 gene encoding neurogenic differentiation factor 1: MTKSYTEESMMLESQTTANWTDKCHSGSQDEQDVEKENGEHEAMHKDEEDDDDEMGLRLEDEDDEDEEEEEEDGDDTKPKRRGPKKKKMTKARVQRFKMRRMKANARERNRMHGLNDALESLRKVVPCYSKTQKLSKIETLRLAKNYIWALSEILRSGKSPDLMSFVQALCKGLSQPTTNLVAGCLQLNPRTFLPEQSQEMPPHMQTASASFSALPYSYQTPGLPSPPYGTMDSSHIFHVKPHAYGSALEPFFETALTDCTSPSFDGPLSPPLSVNGNFSFKHEPSSDFEKNYAFTMHYQAAGLAGAQGHASLYAGSTQRCDIQMENIMSYEGHSHHERVMNAQLNAIFHDS, encoded by the coding sequence ATGACAAAGTCTTACACCGAGGAAAGCATGATGCTTGAGTCTCAAACCACCGCAAACTGGACGGACAAGTGTCACAGCGGCTCCCAAGACGAGCAAGACGTGGAGAAGGAAAACGGGGAGCACGAGGCCATGCACAAAGATGAGGAGGACGACGACGACGAGATGGGGCTCAGACTCGAAGATGAGGATGACGAGGacgaagaggaagaggaggaagacgGCGATGACACAAAGCCGAAAAGACGCGGACCCAAGAAGAAGAAGATGACCAAAGCGCGGGTGCAGAGGTTCAAGATGAGGCGCATGAAGGCAAACGCGCGGGAGAGAAACCGCATGCACGGGCTCAACGACGCGCTCGAGAGCCTGCGCAAAGTTGTGCCGTGCTACTCCAAAACGCAGAAGCTCTCCAAGATCGAAACGCTGCGATTGGCCAAAAATTACATTTGGGCTCTTTCGGAAATCCTGAGGTCGGGCAAAAGTCCAGATTTGATGTCTTTCGTGCAGGCCTTGTGCAAGGGCTTGTCCCAGCCGACGACCAATTTGGTTGCGGGGTGTCTCCAACTGAATCCCAGAACTTTTTTGCCCGAGCAGAGCCAGGAGATGCCCCCTCATATGCAAACAGCAAGTGCTTCCTTTTCCGCTCTTCCCTACTCTTACCAAACGCCTGGTCTTCCCAGCCCTCCTTACGGTACAATGGACAGCTCTCACATCTTTCACGTAAAGCCGCACGCGTACGGGAGCGCGCTGGAGCCGTTTTTCGAAACTGCGCTCACGGACTGCACTAGTCCCTCATTCGATGGACCGCTTAGCCCACCTTTGAGCGTCAACGGGAACTTTTCCTTCAAACACGAGCCTTCCTCGGATTTCGAGAAGAACTACGCCTTTACCATGCACTATCAGGCGGCGGGCTTGGCGGGAGCGCAGGGACACGCGTCTCTTTACGCGGGCTCTACGCAACGCTGTGATATACAGATGGAAAACATTATGTCGTATGAGGGTCACTCTCATCACGAGAGGGTCATGAACGCTCAACTGAACGCGATATTTCACGATTCGTGA